Genomic segment of Gammaproteobacteria bacterium:
AGTACCGCCGCATCGCGGCATGGAGGTCATCGAAAAGAACGGCCTCGGCGCGAACGGCTTCATCCCCACCGACCGCCACAGCCTGAAGATGGAGGGCCAGGACAACGTCTACGTCATCGGTGACACCACCAACCTGCCGATCTCCAAGGCGGGCTCCACGGCGCACTTCGAGGCCGAGGCCCTGGCCGAGAACCTGGCCGCCCTGGTCAAGCTGGGCGAACCGGTGCGCGATTACGACGGCAAGGTGTTCTGCTTCATCGAGGCCGGCAAGGATCGCGCCACCTACGCGATGTTCGACTACGGGCATCCGCCCGCGCCCAAGGCGCCGAACAAGGCGGTGCACTGGTTCAAGATGGCCTACAACCAGCTCTACTGGGCATCGGCACGCGGACTGCTTTAAAGGAGGTCAATCATGACCGAATCTGCAACCGTAGAAAGCACCTCCCGCGCCCGCGCCGAGGCCCTGGTCGAGGAACTCGTCGACAACGGCGATCTGGACAACCTGGTCCATCTGGCCCGGCTGGTCGGCTCCGCGCAGGACGCGCTGACCGACGACATGGTCGGGCGCCTGGCCGGTACCCTGGGCGGCGGACTGGACATGCTCGACCGCGCCAACCGCAGCGGGATTGTTCACGCCCTGCCGGCCATCGCCGAGCTGGTCGAAAACGGCGACCTGGAACGCGTCGTCCATATGGCCCGTCTGCTCGGCTCGGCGCAGGATGCGCTGACCGACGACATGGTCGGACGTCTGGCCGGCACCGTCGGGGGCGGGCTGGACATGCTCGACCGCGCCAACCGCAGCGGGATTGTCCACGCCCTGCCGGCCATCGCCGAGCTGGTCGAAAACGGCGACCTGGAACGCATCGTTCACCTGGCCCGCCTGGTCGGCTCCGCGCAGGACGCGCTGACCGACGACATGATCGGGCGCCTCGCCCGGGTCGCCAGCGAAAGCCTCTGCCTGCTCGACCGGCTGACGCGCTCCGACGGCTTCATGCGCATGCTCGGCATCCTCGAGCGCGAGGACGTGCAGGAGGCCTTTACGGCATTCCTGGAAGCCGTCTGCGTGGCGCGCAGCGAGGCGAGGGAGGCGCCGCCCCCCAAGGGCGGTCTGGGCAACATGATCAAGCTGGCCAAGGACCCGGATACCCAGGCCGCCATGCAGCTCATGGCCGGCATGGGCAAGCACCTGGCCCAGAAGTAATCCGTGAAACGAGCCCGGGCGCGGAGCGCGCCCGGGCTTAATCGGTCACCCGCTCGAACTGGCCCGGGCGGATCCCCAGGGCCAGCCCCACGAGCAGATAAGTCAGTCCGCCGGCCAGAATCAGCCCACCCAGCCAAAGCACGCGATGCAGCGCCGGCCACTGGGTCCAGGCCGCCAGCGGCGGGCTGAGCCAGGCGAGCAGCCCCACCATGGCGGCACCCGCCACCATCACCCGCACCAGCAGGCCCGTCCAACCCGGCGCGGCGCGATGCACCCCCGTATGGCGCAGACGCCGGTACAGCAGCCCTGCGTTCAGCCAGGCCGACAGGGCGGTGGCAAGCGCCAGACCGGCATGCGGGCCCGGCGTGTGCGTCATCACCCAGGGCACCACGATGGCCACGTTCATGCCCATGTTGGCGACCATGGCGATGACGCCGATGCGCACCGGCGTCGCGGTGTCCTGGCGGGAATAAAACGCCGGCGCCAGCACCTTGATCAGAATGAACGCCGGCAGGCCGACCGCGAAGGCCATCAGGCTCATGGCCGCCATGCGGGTGTCCTCGGGACTGAAAGCGCGGTACTGGATCAAGGCGGAGAGAATCGGCCCGGCGAGCATGATCAGCCCCAGCATCGCGGGTACCGCGATGAACACCGACAACCGCAGCGCCCAGTCCAGGGTGGCGCTGAACCCGGCGGGGTCCTGCTGCGCGTGGTGACGCGACAGCCCCGGCAGGATCACCGTCCCGATCGCGATGCCGAACAGCGCCAGCGGCAGTTCGACGAATCGGTCGGAGTAATACAGCCAGGAAATGCTGCCCGCCGCCAGGAACGAGGCGATCAGCGTATCCACCAGCAGGTTGATCTGCACCACGGACGACCCGAACAGCGCGGGCAGCATCAGGCGCATGATGCGCTTCACTCCCGCATGGACGAAGTCGACGCGCAGCCGCGGCATCAGCCCCGCCCGCATCAGAAACGGCAGCTGGAACAGGAGCTGCACCACGCCGGCGATGAGCACGCCCCAGGCCAGCGCCGTCACCGGCTGCGCCAGATGCGGCGCCAGCCACAGGGTGACGCCGATCAGTGACAGATTGAGGAATACCGGCGTGAACGCCGGCACCGCAAAGCGCCCCAGGCTGTTCAGGATGCCGCCGGCCAGCGCCGTCATGGAGATGAACAGCAGATAGGGGAAGGTGAGGCGCAGCATGGCGGAAGCCAGCTCGTGACGCGCCGCATCGTGCACGAAACCCGGCGCGAACACGGTGATCAGCAGCGGCGCGGCCAGGACGCCCAATGCAGTGATCAACGCCAGCACCAGCGACAGGGTACCGGCCACATGGTCGACCAGATCCTTCAGGTCGCGCTCGTCGCGGTGCTCGCGGTATTCGGCGAACACCGGCACGAAGGCCTGTGAAAAAGCGCCTTCGGCGAACAGGCGGCGCAGGAAATTCGGAATCCGGAAGGCGACGAAAAAGGCGTCGGTCATGCCGCTGGCGCCGAAATGGACCGCGATGACCATATCCCGCAAATAGCCGAACAGGCGCGAAATAAGAGTCATGCCGCTGACCACGGCCGTGGATCGGAACAGTTTCATGACAGCGCGTCTCGGTGGGGAGTTATTGTTCGTGTCATACGCATGCAACACCGGCGGCCTAATGTGTACCACCCCGAGTTCCCGGCAGCGTTCGGCTCGGTATAAGAACACAGCCAAAGGGAAAGATCATGGCCGACAGCGACAAGATATCCTCCCTCGCCGTCTTCGTGCCGCCGGTGCTCGCGGATTATACGGTGACCGCCACCAGTGAGGCATTCCTCCTGGATGAATACGCCCAGAGCCTGTCCCTGCCCGTGGTCGACGAGCGCGGCCGTCCGCTCGGCACCATCAGCCGTTACCGCATGATGGATATCTTTTTCCGCCCCTTCGGACGCGAACTGCACGGCAAGCGCCCGGTTTCAGAGGTCATGGACCGCGCCCTGCTGCTGAATGCCGACACCCCGCTGGACAAGGCCGGCGCCCTGGTCACCAGCAGCATCTCGCATCCGGTAACGGAGGACTTCTTCCTGATCCGCGACGGCGAGTATTACGGCGCGGTCAGCGTCATGGCGCTGGTAGAGGCGCTGCAGGACCGGCTGGCCGCCAGTTCCCACGAGCTGTCGCTGGCTTACGGGCGCCTCAAGGCCTCGCACGGCCAGCTGGTGCAGACCGAAAAAATGGCCAGCCTGGGTCAGATGGTTGCCGGCCTGGCGCATGAGATCAACACCCCGCTCGGTTACGTACGCAACAATCTGGAGCTGGTGCGCGAGCAGCTCACGCCCATCACCGACACCGTCACGGCCGCCGAGCATCTGATGCACGCCGTTCGCGGCAGCGCAAACGACGCCCCTCAGCCGGGGCTCGATCAGCACGCCAAACTGCTGGAATCGCACCTCGAGGTGCTCGCCCCGCAGGAACTGCTGCCCGAGCTCGGCCAGGTCTTCGACGACACCCTGCACGGGGTGGACCGCATCGCCGAACTGATCCTGAACCTCAAGAACTTCGCCCGCCTGGACCAGGCCGACACCACCGAGGCGAATATCAACGCTCTGCTCGACAGCGCCCTGACCATCGCGGGACATCTGCTCAAGAACCGCGTCCAGGTGCAGCGCGAATACGGTGAACTGCCGCCCCTGTCGTGCGCGCCGTCCCACCTCAATCAGGTGTTCCTGAACATGCTGAGCAACGCCGCACAGGCCATCGAGGGCGAAGGGCGCATCCTGATTCGCACCTGGGCGGACGATGCGGACATCAATATCGTTTTCCAGGATTCCGGCAAGGGGATCGAGGCCGAGAATCTGAAAAAAATATTCGATCCGTTTTTCACTACCAAACCCGTGGGCCAGGGAACCGGCATGGGCCTCTCCATCAGCTACCAGATCGTGCGCCAGCACGGCGGGCGCATCCGGGTGGGGTCCAAGCCGGGCGTGGGAACCAAATTTCATATTCAGCTTCCGGTACGCCAGCAGCAGAGGGAGGAACCACCCGACAACCTAGCGGAGGTCAACTATGCCTGAATCGAAAGCCCGCATCCTGTTCGTGGACGACGAAGAGCGCATCCTGCGTTCCCTCAAGCTCATGTTCCGCGGCCAATACCAGATCGAAACCGCGAACAGCGGCGAGGAGGCGATCGAACTCCTGCAGCGCCAACCGGTGGACGTGATCGTCAGCGACCAGCGCATGCCCGGCATGCAGGGCACCGAGGTGCTGCGCAACGCCCGTGAAATCGCCCCCGATGCCGTGCGCATCCTGCTGACCGGTTATTCCGACATGGATGCCATCGTCGGCTCGGTCAACGATGGCGAGATCTTCCGCTACATCCACAAACCCTGGCGTCCCGATGCGATCCGCGACACGCTGGCACAGGCGGTGGACATCGCGCGCAACACGCGCGACGCCGTCCAGCAGCCGGTCCCGGCTCCGGAACCGACGCAGGCTGACGCGGGCGACATGCCGATCGTGCTGGTCATCGACCAGGATCCCGCCCTGCAGCAGCTGGTGCGCGAACGCGTCGGCGACCGCTTCCAGGTCCTGGCCGTCACCAAGGTGGACGAGGCGCTGGGTAAGCTCGTCTCCGAGGACATCGCCATCATCGTCACCGAGCTCCACATCGACGGCATCAACCTCAGCCCGGTCATCAAGTCCCTCAAGCACAACAACCCCGGGGTGCCGGCCCTGGTGGTGACCAACTTCCAGGACAACGGCGCGCTGATCGACCTCATCAATCAGGGCCAGATCTTCCGTTTTCTGCGCAAGCCGGTCAGCGCCAAGCTGCTGGCCAGCGGCATCGAGCAGGCCTATCAGCACCAGCGCGCACTCAAGGCGGACCCCCGCCTCGCCGCCCGCTATGCCGTGGAGGAGCAGAACGAAACCTCCCTGCGCGCCCTGCCCGCGCAGATCATGGGCTTTATCCGCCGCCTGGGCGGCGCACGCGCCAATCCGGCCGGGGCCGAATGACCGCAGCGCGGGCGTAAGCGCGCGAGCTCGTAAATATTGACTTCGGCCGCGAATCACGGCATGATTCGCGGCCTTTTCCAGACTTACTGCAGTTTTAAGGAGCAACCCTTGGCCAACATCGCCTCTGCCAAAAAGCGCGCCCGTCAGGCTGTCGCGCATCGCGCCCACAACGTGGCGCTGCGTTCGCGTTATCGCACCGCCGTGAAAAACGTGCTCAAGGCCGTCCAGGATGGCGACAAGGCCGCGGCTGCCGACGCCTATCGCTCGGCCGTGTCGATCATCGACAACACCGCGGACAAGGGCATGATCCACAAGAACAAGGCCGCGCGTCATAAGAGCCGCCTGAACGCCCAGATCAAGGCCATGTCCTGAACCTGGCGATTCTCTGACTGCAATAAAAAAGCCGACCCTGGGTCGGCTTTTTTATTGCCCGGACCGCGCCGGTCAGCGCAGCATCAGGTGGTGGTTGACGATCAGGTGCAGCCAGATGCTCAGCCCGTAACCCAGGGCCACCGCCCAGCTCCAGCGCAGGTGCGCCATGAAGGTGTACACCCCCCGGGCCTGCCCCATCAGGCCGACGCCCGCCGCCGAGCCGATGGACATCAGCGAGCCGCCCACGCCGGCGGTCAGGGTCACCAGCATCCACTGCCCGTAGGCCATGTTGGGATCCATCGACAGCACGGCATACATGACCGGGATGTTGTCGACGATGGCCGAGATGATCCCGACCAGCACATTGGCCTGGGTGTGGCCCAGGCCCGTATAGATAAGCTGCGACAACTCGCCGAGGTACCCCAGGGTGGCCAGGCCGCCGACCGACAGAATCACCCCGTAGAAGAACATCAGCGTGTCCCACTCTGCGCGCTGCAGCTGGGTAAAGATATCGAAGGCCTCGTCGCCTTCCGTCTCGATCAGGCCTGCATCCATCTCGATGGTGCCGTTGGCCAGGCTGCTGTGGGTGATCTTCAGGTAATAACCGAACAGCTTGAGCACACCCAGCCCCGTCATCATGCCCAGCATCGGTGGCATCTCAAGCGCCGAATGGAACAGCACCGCCATCGCGATGGTGCCGAAAAAGAGGAAGATGACGGTGATCCCGCCCCGCTTGATGTACACCGCTTCGTCGAGGGGCGCCGGCCGCCCTTTGGGCACCGCGAAGGACATGATCAGCGCGGGCACGAACCAGTTCACCAGTGCCGGCAGGAACAGGTAGAAGAAGTCCAGGAAGGGGATCTTGCCGCGCTGCCACACCATCAGGGTCGTGATGTCCCCGAACGGGCTGAACGCCCCGCCGGCGTTGGCGGCCACCACGATGTTGATGCACGACAGAGCCACGAACTTGCGCTTGTCGGGCGCCACCGCGAGCACCACCGCCCCCATCAGCAGGGCCGTGGTGAGATTGTCGGCGATGGGCGAGATGAAGAACGCCAGCAGGCCGGTGATCCAGTAAACGGCCTTGAGGGTAAAGCCGCGCGAGACCAGCCAGGCCCGCAGGGCATCGAACACGCGGCGCTCCTCCAGGGTGGCGATGTAGGTCATCGCCGCCAGCAAGAACAGCATCAGCTCCCCATACTCGAGGATGTTTTCCTTCACCGCCTCTTCTGCAGCGGCCGATGCCCCGTGCTGGTGATAGGCCAGAGCCACCAAAAACCAGATGATGCCGGCAGCCACCATCACCGGCTTGGACTTGCGCATATGCAGCTGCTCTTCGGTGATCACCACCCCGTAGGCGGCGACGAAAACCAGCACCGAGACGATTCCGAACCAGGAACTGATGAGTTCAGCATGCAGGGCGGGCTCGCCCTGCGCCCCCGCCATCACCGGCAGAGGCAGTAGAAGGCCCGCGCCCGCCATCAGGCGCGCAATGGTTTGTTTCACGAGTTGGCTCCGGAACGGATTTGATTGCTTTTGCCGGATTGTACGCACCCGGCCTGGTCCACACCACTCGCCGGGCCGCGCTCCAGGGCTGCCTTGGAATCCCCCTGTGGCAATGGGATAATTGACTGTTTCGCCGAATCATCGGGCAGGTGGGGAATCATGACCGAGACGCTGACCTTGAATACGGAAATGATCGTGGTGCTGGGGCTGCTGGCCTTCACCGTATTCCTGTTCGTATCTGAAATCGTGCGCGTGGACGTCGCCGCCGTGCTGGTCATGGTCATTCTCGGCGTGATGACCAAAATTCCCGCCCTGGGCAATCTCGGCGACCACGACCTGATCTTCGCCGGCTTCGCCAGTAACGCGGTTATCTCCATTATCGCGGTGATGATCATCGGCGCCGGCCTGGACAAGACCGGCATCATGAGTCGGGTGGCCGCCTTCATCCTGCGCATCGGCGGAAACACCGAAAAACGCGTCATCCCGCTGGTCTCCAGCACCGTCGGCTTCATTTCCAGCTTCATGCAGAACGTCGGCGCCGCCGCCCTGTTCCTGCCGGTGGTTTCCCGCATCTCCATCCGCACCGGCCTGCCGATGTCGCGCCTGCTCATGCCCATGGGTTTTTGCGCCATTCTGGGCGGCACGGTGACCATGGTGGGGTCCAGCCCGCTGATCCTGCTCAACGACCTGATCCTGAACTCCAACAAGGCGCTGCCCGAACACCAGCAGATGGAGACCTTCGGGCTGTTCTCGGTCACCCCCATCGGCATCGCCCTGGTGATCGCCGGCATTCTGTACTTCGTGCTGGCCGGCCGCTTCGTGCTCCCCTCACGCCGCGCCATGAGCAGCGGCGGCGAGAGCACCATGGATTACTTCCGCCGCGTCTACGGCCTCGACTACGACCTGCACGAACTGCACGTCCCGGCCGACAGCCCCCTGCTCGCCCAGACGGTGGGCGACCTGGAACGAACCCATCGCATCCGCATCATCGCCCTGTTCCAGAGCGGCGAGATGCGCGTCGCGCCGGCCCGCGACATCGCCCTGCTGCCGGAAGCGCAGCTCGGCGTGCTCGCACCGGAGGCTGCCCTCCAGGCCTTCGCCAAGGCCGGCCGGCTCGTCCCCCGCGCCGAGATCGAGACCTTCACCGAGGTATTGGCGGCGACCCGGGCCGGCATCTCCGAGCTGGTGATCCCCCCCAGCTCGACCCTCATCGGGCGCAGCCTGCGCGACATCGCCATGCGCAAGACCTACGGGCTCTCGGTGCTGGCGATCCACCGCGGTGCGCACACCACCACCAGCGGCGTACGCGACTTCATCCTGCAGGCCGGCGACACCCTGGTCTGCCACAACACCTGGGACAGCCTGGCGCGGCTGGAGCATGACCCCAACTTCGCGGTGGTCACCAGCGAGTACCCCCACGAGGAACTGCGTCCCGAAAAGCTCAAATTCGCCCTGGTGTTCTTCCTCATCGCGCTGGGACTGGTGCTGTTCTCCGACCTGCGGCTGTCCGTTTCCCTGATGGTGGGGGCCGTGGGCATGATCGCCACGCGCGTGCTCACCATGGACGAGGCCTATCGTGCCGTGGACTGGAAGACGGTGTTCCTGCTTGCCAGCCTGATCCCGCTCGGCGCGGCGGTGGAGATATCCGGCACCGCGGCCTGGATCGCCCAGCAAACCCTGGCGCTGCTCGGCGGCGTGCCGGCCTGGGTGCTGCAGGCCGTGATCGCCGTGCTGGCCACCGTGTTCACCCTGGTCATGTCCAATATCGGCGCCACCGTACTGCTGGTCCCGCTGGCGGTGAACATCGCCATTGGCGCCGGCGCCAACCCCGCCGTATTCGCCCTGACTGTAGCCATTGCGACATCGAATTCGTTCATCAT
This window contains:
- the murJ gene encoding murein biosynthesis integral membrane protein MurJ, which gives rise to MKLFRSTAVVSGMTLISRLFGYLRDMVIAVHFGASGMTDAFFVAFRIPNFLRRLFAEGAFSQAFVPVFAEYREHRDERDLKDLVDHVAGTLSLVLALITALGVLAAPLLITVFAPGFVHDAARHELASAMLRLTFPYLLFISMTALAGGILNSLGRFAVPAFTPVFLNLSLIGVTLWLAPHLAQPVTALAWGVLIAGVVQLLFQLPFLMRAGLMPRLRVDFVHAGVKRIMRLMLPALFGSSVVQINLLVDTLIASFLAAGSISWLYYSDRFVELPLALFGIAIGTVILPGLSRHHAQQDPAGFSATLDWALRLSVFIAVPAMLGLIMLAGPILSALIQYRAFSPEDTRMAAMSLMAFAVGLPAFILIKVLAPAFYSRQDTATPVRIGVIAMVANMGMNVAIVVPWVMTHTPGPHAGLALATALSAWLNAGLLYRRLRHTGVHRAAPGWTGLLVRVMVAGAAMVGLLAWLSPPLAAWTQWPALHRVLWLGGLILAGGLTYLLVGLALGIRPGQFERVTD
- a CDS encoding SLC13 family permease, yielding MTETLTLNTEMIVVLGLLAFTVFLFVSEIVRVDVAAVLVMVILGVMTKIPALGNLGDHDLIFAGFASNAVISIIAVMIIGAGLDKTGIMSRVAAFILRIGGNTEKRVIPLVSSTVGFISSFMQNVGAAALFLPVVSRISIRTGLPMSRLLMPMGFCAILGGTVTMVGSSPLILLNDLILNSNKALPEHQQMETFGLFSVTPIGIALVIAGILYFVLAGRFVLPSRRAMSSGGESTMDYFRRVYGLDYDLHELHVPADSPLLAQTVGDLERTHRIRIIALFQSGEMRVAPARDIALLPEAQLGVLAPEAALQAFAKAGRLVPRAEIETFTEVLAATRAGISELVIPPSSTLIGRSLRDIAMRKTYGLSVLAIHRGAHTTTSGVRDFILQAGDTLVCHNTWDSLARLEHDPNFAVVTSEYPHEELRPEKLKFALVFFLIALGLVLFSDLRLSVSLMVGAVGMIATRVLTMDEAYRAVDWKTVFLLASLIPLGAAVEISGTAAWIAQQTLALLGGVPAWVLQAVIAVLATVFTLVMSNIGATVLLVPLAVNIAIGAGANPAVFALTVAIATSNSFIIPTHQVNALIMGPAGYRVKDFMKAGGVMTVLFLVVSLAMLNLIF
- a CDS encoding response regulator codes for the protein MPESKARILFVDDEERILRSLKLMFRGQYQIETANSGEEAIELLQRQPVDVIVSDQRMPGMQGTEVLRNAREIAPDAVRILLTGYSDMDAIVGSVNDGEIFRYIHKPWRPDAIRDTLAQAVDIARNTRDAVQQPVPAPEPTQADAGDMPIVLVIDQDPALQQLVRERVGDRFQVLAVTKVDEALGKLVSEDIAIIVTELHIDGINLSPVIKSLKHNNPGVPALVVTNFQDNGALIDLINQGQIFRFLRKPVSAKLLASGIEQAYQHQRALKADPRLAARYAVEEQNETSLRALPAQIMGFIRRLGGARANPAGAE
- a CDS encoding ATP-binding protein; this encodes MADSDKISSLAVFVPPVLADYTVTATSEAFLLDEYAQSLSLPVVDERGRPLGTISRYRMMDIFFRPFGRELHGKRPVSEVMDRALLLNADTPLDKAGALVTSSISHPVTEDFFLIRDGEYYGAVSVMALVEALQDRLAASSHELSLAYGRLKASHGQLVQTEKMASLGQMVAGLAHEINTPLGYVRNNLELVREQLTPITDTVTAAEHLMHAVRGSANDAPQPGLDQHAKLLESHLEVLAPQELLPELGQVFDDTLHGVDRIAELILNLKNFARLDQADTTEANINALLDSALTIAGHLLKNRVQVQREYGELPPLSCAPSHLNQVFLNMLSNAAQAIEGEGRILIRTWADDADINIVFQDSGKGIEAENLKKIFDPFFTTKPVGQGTGMGLSISYQIVRQHGGRIRVGSKPGVGTKFHIQLPVRQQQREEPPDNLAEVNYA
- the nhaD gene encoding sodium:proton antiporter NhaD, giving the protein MAGAQGEPALHAELISSWFGIVSVLVFVAAYGVVITEEQLHMRKSKPVMVAAGIIWFLVALAYHQHGASAAAEEAVKENILEYGELMLFLLAAMTYIATLEERRVFDALRAWLVSRGFTLKAVYWITGLLAFFISPIADNLTTALLMGAVVLAVAPDKRKFVALSCINIVVAANAGGAFSPFGDITTLMVWQRGKIPFLDFFYLFLPALVNWFVPALIMSFAVPKGRPAPLDEAVYIKRGGITVIFLFFGTIAMAVLFHSALEMPPMLGMMTGLGVLKLFGYYLKITHSSLANGTIEMDAGLIETEGDEAFDIFTQLQRAEWDTLMFFYGVILSVGGLATLGYLGELSQLIYTGLGHTQANVLVGIISAIVDNIPVMYAVLSMDPNMAYGQWMLVTLTAGVGGSLMSIGSAAGVGLMGQARGVYTFMAHLRWSWAVALGYGLSIWLHLIVNHHLMLR
- the rpsT gene encoding 30S ribosomal protein S20 yields the protein MANIASAKKRARQAVAHRAHNVALRSRYRTAVKNVLKAVQDGDKAAAADAYRSAVSIIDNTADKGMIHKNKAARHKSRLNAQIKAMS